The Streptomyces sp. RKND-216 genomic sequence ACTCAACAGGGCCAACCATTTCGCGCCCAACTCGCCGGACACCATGATCGCGAAGTACAGCATCTCCTGGCTGAAGCGCTTCATCGACGACGACACCCGGTACGAGCAGTTCCTCTGCCCGATCCCCGGCCCCAGCACGGAGATCGAGGAGTACCGCGGCAACTGCCCGCACGGCGGGTGACCCCGCGCCGTCCCCGCGCAGTGCCCGGCGACGCCGCCCTCCGGTGGGGGAGGGCGGCGTCGCCCGCACCGTTCCACCCGTCCCCGCCTTTCCGTAACCTCGACGGGGTGACCGGTATGCCGATCAGCACCAGTCCGCTCCGCCTGTGTCCCCGCACGCCCGAACTGGCCGCGATCGAAGCCCTCCTCGACCGGCTCGCCGACGATCCGGGCCGCACCGAAGCACTCCTCGGACGCGTCCCCGGGCCGCCGTCATCCGACTCCGACGTGCGTCGTGGCCGTGCCGCTCTGGCCCGCGGCCTGCTCGACCTCCGCGGCGGCCCGGTGGGAGACGCCCGCGAACTCCTCCTGCTCGCGGCCCGCCTGCTGGCCCCGCACGACCGCCGGCTCGCCCTGGAGGCCGTCCACGCAGCGACCGAGGCCGCCTGACTGGACGGCGACCTCGACACCTTCCGCGACGCCCTCGCCCGGGGACTCGCTCTGCATCCGGCGTCCGCGCCGCCCGACGCCTACCTGACCGGCATGACCGCAGTGCTCCACGGCCGCTTCGCCGAGGGCGCGTCCCTCCTCGCGCGAGCCCTGGCCCGCGGCCTTCCGAGCTCCACGCCCGCCGAGCTGCTGCGGATCTGCGTCGTGGCCCTGGTCGTCGGCGACATCACCGCCGCCCTCGACGCCGCGACCCGCGCGCTGGCGCTCGCCCGCACGGAGGACCGCGGCACCCTCCTGCCGCAGATCACCGAGTACCTCGCGTACGCGGAGCTGCGCGCCGGACACCACGCACGGGCCCACGCGCACGCCACCCAGGGTCTCCGTCTCGCTGAGAGGACCGGGCAGCGCAACGCGGCAGCCCACCACCACGCCCTTCTCGCCATGACGGCGTTCGTGACCGGCGACACTCCGGGCTGCCTCGCCCACGCAGGTGCCGCCACCGAGACCGCGGCCGCGCACGGACTCGGTATGACGCGGGCCCTCGCCGCCTGGGCGCTCGCCCGCGCCGACCTGGCCGCCGGGCGCCCCCGCGAGGCGGTGGGCCGGCTCGCCCCGCTCGTGCAGCCCCCCGCGCCGGTCGGCCACTGGGCCCTGCGCATGCTCGCCGTGCCCTGCTTCGTGGAGGCGGCCGTCCTCGCGGGCCGGATGGAGGGCACGGCGGAGGCGGTCGCAGAGTTCGCCGAGTGGACCGCGTGGACGGCAGACCCGCAGGCGCCGGGCCAACTGGCCCGCTGCCGGGCCCTGCTGGCCGCCGACCCCGGCCGCGCGGGCAGCCACTACGTCCGTGCGCTCGCCCTGCACGACGACGCGGGCGCCGACTTCGAACGCTCCCGCACCGAACTGCTCTGGGGCACGGCGCTGCGGCGGGCTCGCAGGCTGCTCGAAGCGCGTGACCGGCTGCGGTCCGCGCTCGCGGGCTTCGAGCGGTGTGGAGCCGTCCACTGGTCCGCGCGCACCCGCGCCGAACTGCGCGCCACGGGAGCGGCGGTGGACGGCCCGGATCCCGAACCGGGCGACGCCCTGCGGGCGCTGACGCCCCAGCAGCTGCGGATCGCGCGCTGTGTGGCGGAGGGAGCCACCAACCGGGAGATCGCCGAACGGCTCTCCGTCAGCACCCGGACCGTCGAACACCACCTCCGCAACACGTTCGCCACGCTCGGTGTCCGCTCCCGCGTCGAACTCGCCCGGCGCCTGCGCTGAGCGGGCCCGACGGCGCCCGGAGGCCACGGCCCGCGAGGCGGCGCCGCTCCGGCCTACCTCCCGGGGCGCCGGCGGGCGGCGCGGAGGTACTCGCGGTTCATGGTAGCGATGCTGGCCAGCGGGATGCCCTTCGGGCAGGCCGTGGCGCACTCGCCGGTGTTGGTGCAGCCGCCGAACCCCTCGTCGTCCATCCGCCCGACCATGTCCAGCACCCGCGACTCCCGCTCCGGCTCCCCCTGCGGCAGCGCGTTCAGGTGCACGACCTTGGCCGCCGTGAACAGCATCGCGGACCCGTTCGGGCAGGCGGCCACACAGGCGCCGCAGCCGATGCACTCGGCGTTGTCGAACGCCGTGTCCGCCGCCGGTTTCGGCACCGGCACCGCGTGCGCGTCGGGTGCGCTGCCGGTCGGCGCCGTCACGTACCCGCCCGCGCCGATCACGCGGTCCAGCGCCGAACGGTCCACCACCAGGTCCCGCACCACCGGGAACGCGCCGGCGCGCCACGGCTCGACGTCGATCGTCGCGCCGTCCTCGAAGTGCCGCATGTGCAGCTGGCACGCGGTGGTGCGCTCCGGCCCGTGCGCCTGCCCGTCGATCACCACGCCGCAGGCGCCGCAGATGCCCTCGCGGCAGTCGTTGTCGAACGCCACCGGCTCCTCGCCATCCTGGGCGAGCCGTTCGTTGAGGGTGTCGAGCACCTCCAGGAACGACATGTCCGGGCTGACGCCCGGCACCCGGTACGGCGTCATCCGTCCGGGCGCGTCCGGGCCGGGCTGGCGCCAGATCCGCAGGGTCAGCGTCATCGTCGTCGGTGTCGTGCTCACTGGTAGCTCCGCTGGGTGGGGTGGACGTACGCGAAGGCGAGCTGCTCGCGGTGGAGTACCGGCGGCACGCCCGGGCCGGTGAACTCCCAGGCCGCCACGTAGCCGAACCGCTCGTCGTCGCGCTGCGCCTCGCCCTCCGGGGTGCGGCTCTCCTCCCGGAAGTGGCCACCGCACGACTCCTCGCGGTGCAGCGCGTCCCGGCACATCAGGTCCGCCAGTTCGAAGTAGTCCGCGACCCGGTTGGCCTGCTCCAGCGACTGGTTGAGCTGCTCGCCGCCGCCCGGCACCCGCACGCGCTCCCAGAACCCGGCGTGCAGCTCCAGGATCCGCTCCCGCGCGCGGCGCAGCCCTCCCTCCGTCCGGGACATGCCGCACGCGTCCCACAGCAGCGCGCCCAGCTCCCGGTGGAACGACTCCGGGGTGCGGTCGCCGTTGTTGGACAGCAGCGCGTACAGCCGGTCGGTGACGGCGAACACCGCCTCGTGCACGGCCGGGTGGTCGTGCCCCACCTCGCCCAGCGCCCCCGCCGCGGCCCCGCGGGCGAGATAGTCGCCCAGCGTCGCCGGCAGCACGAAGTAGCCGTCCGCGAGACCCTGCATCAACGCGGACGCGCCCAGCCGGTTGGCTCCGTGGTCGGAGAAGTTCGCCTCGCCGATCGCGAACAGTCCGGGCACGGTGGTCTGCAGGTCGTAGTCGACCCACAGCCCGCCCATCGTGTAGTGGATCGCGGGGTAGATCCGCATCGGGACCCCGTACGGGTCCTCCGCCGTGATCCGCTCGTACATCTCGAACAGGTTCCCGTACCGCTCTGCCACCGCGTCCCGCCCCAGCCGGGCCAGCGCGTCGGCGAAGTCCAGGTACACGCCCTGCCCGCCCGGCCCGACGCCGCGGCCCTCGTCGCACACGTTCTTCGCCGCCCGGGACGCGATGTCGCGCGGCACCATGTTCCCGAACGCCGGGTACAGCCGCTCCAGGTAGTAGTCCCGCTCCTCCTCCGGGATCTCGCCGGGCGCCCGTCCGTCCCCGGCCCTCCGCGGCACCCAGATGCGGCCGTCGTTGCGCAGCGACTCGCTCATCAGCGTCAGCTTCGACTGGTGCGCGCCGGAGCGCGGGATGCAGGTGGGGTGGATCTGAGTGAAGCAGGGGTTGGCGAAGTACGCCCCGCGCCGGTGCGCGCGCCACACGGCGGTCGCGTTGGAGTTCTTCGCATTCGTCGACAGGTGGAAGACGTTGCCGTACCCGCCGCTCGCCAGCACCACCGCGTCCGCGAAGTACGCGTCCACCCTGCCGGTCACCAGGTCGCGGGCCACAATGCCGCGCGCCCTGCCGTCCACCACGATCAGGTCCAGCATCTCGGTGCGCGGGTGCATCTCCACCCGCCCGGCGGCGATCTGCCGCGACAGCGCCTGGTACGCGCCGAGCAGCAGCTGCTGCCCCGTCTGCCCGCGCGCGTAGAAGGTCCGGGCGACCTGCACCCCGCCGAACGAGCGGGTGTCCAGCAGCCCGCCGTACTCGCGGGCGAACGGCACGCCCTGCGCCACGCACTGGTCGATGATCTCCACCGACACCTCCGCCAGCCGGTACACGTTCGACTCGCGGGAGCGGAAGTCGCCGCCCTTGACCGTGTCGTAGAAAAGGCGCTGCACGGAGTCGCCGTCGTTGCGGTAGTCCTTGGCGGCGTTGATGCCGCCCTGCGCGGCGACCGAGTGGGCGCGGCGCGGCGAGTCCTGGAAGCAGAACTGCACGACGCGGTAACCCTGTTCGGCCAGCGTCGCGCCCGCTGCCCCGCCGGCCAGGCCGGTGCCGACGACGATGACGGTGTGCCGGCGACGGTTCGCCGGACTGACCAGCTTCGCCTCGAAGCGCCGGCGCCGCCAGCGTTCCGCGATCGGGCCGTCCGG encodes the following:
- a CDS encoding succinate dehydrogenase/fumarate reductase iron-sulfur subunit, yielding MTLTLRIWRQPGPDAPGRMTPYRVPGVSPDMSFLEVLDTLNERLAQDGEEPVAFDNDCREGICGACGVVIDGQAHGPERTTACQLHMRHFEDGATIDVEPWRAGAFPVVRDLVVDRSALDRVIGAGGYVTAPTGSAPDAHAVPVPKPAADTAFDNAECIGCGACVAACPNGSAMLFTAAKVVHLNALPQGEPERESRVLDMVGRMDDEGFGGCTNTGECATACPKGIPLASIATMNREYLRAARRRPGR
- a CDS encoding helix-turn-helix transcriptional regulator, with translation MTAVLHGRFAEGASLLARALARGLPSSTPAELLRICVVALVVGDITAALDAATRALALARTEDRGTLLPQITEYLAYAELRAGHHARAHAHATQGLRLAERTGQRNAAAHHHALLAMTAFVTGDTPGCLAHAGAATETAAAHGLGMTRALAAWALARADLAAGRPREAVGRLAPLVQPPAPVGHWALRMLAVPCFVEAAVLAGRMEGTAEAVAEFAEWTAWTADPQAPGQLARCRALLAADPGRAGSHYVRALALHDDAGADFERSRTELLWGTALRRARRLLEARDRLRSALAGFERCGAVHWSARTRAELRATGAAVDGPDPEPGDALRALTPQQLRIARCVAEGATNREIAERLSVSTRTVEHHLRNTFATLGVRSRVELARRLR
- a CDS encoding fumarate reductase/succinate dehydrogenase flavoprotein subunit — translated: MSTDGTGFRVGEPLTDSAAPDGPIAERWRRRRFEAKLVSPANRRRHTVIVVGTGLAGGAAGATLAEQGYRVVQFCFQDSPRRAHSVAAQGGINAAKDYRNDGDSVQRLFYDTVKGGDFRSRESNVYRLAEVSVEIIDQCVAQGVPFAREYGGLLDTRSFGGVQVARTFYARGQTGQQLLLGAYQALSRQIAAGRVEMHPRTEMLDLIVVDGRARGIVARDLVTGRVDAYFADAVVLASGGYGNVFHLSTNAKNSNATAVWRAHRRGAYFANPCFTQIHPTCIPRSGAHQSKLTLMSESLRNDGRIWVPRRAGDGRAPGEIPEEERDYYLERLYPAFGNMVPRDIASRAAKNVCDEGRGVGPGGQGVYLDFADALARLGRDAVAERYGNLFEMYERITAEDPYGVPMRIYPAIHYTMGGLWVDYDLQTTVPGLFAIGEANFSDHGANRLGASALMQGLADGYFVLPATLGDYLARGAAAGALGEVGHDHPAVHEAVFAVTDRLYALLSNNGDRTPESFHRELGALLWDACGMSRTEGGLRRARERILELHAGFWERVRVPGGGEQLNQSLEQANRVADYFELADLMCRDALHREESCGGHFREESRTPEGEAQRDDERFGYVAAWEFTGPGVPPVLHREQLAFAYVHPTQRSYQ